The following DNA comes from Azotosporobacter soli.
TGGAACGCTGCAATGAACTGGTCGGCGCAAGCGTCGGCGTAATGACGGCTTTGCTGCCGCATATCGGCTATGAGCAATCATCTTTGATTGCAAAAGAAGCGTTAAGCACCGGCCGGCCGGTAAAAGAAATTATTTTGAGCAAAGGCTTGCTCAGTGCGGAAAAATTGGAAGTGATTCTTTCGCCGAGCGAAATGACGAAACCCGGTATTGCCGGCAAACAATTCCTCGCAGCTGCGGAAGTCTGCAAGTAATCGCAAAAAACGCTTGGCAGCGTAAGAAAAATTGAAGTGGGTGAAATATACATGGGCTTGCACGAAGATGCACTGAAATTCCATCGCGACAACCATGGTAAATTAGGGATTTGCAACAAAGTCCCGCTCAAGAATGGACATGATTTGAGCCTGGCTTATACGCCGGGGGTAGCCGAGCCCTGCAAGGAGATTCATGCCGACAAGGATTTGTCGTTCGAATACACCTGTCGCGGCAACATGGTGGCCGTGGTCAGTGACGGCACCCGCGTTTTAGGACTTGGCGATATCGGACCGGAGGCGGCGATGCCCGTCATGGAAGGGAAAGCGATTTTATATAAGGCTTTCGGCGATGTGGATGCTGTGCCGATCTGTCTCGACACAAAGGATGCAGCGGAATTTATCCGCGCAGTTCGCCTGTTGCAACCGTCTTTTGCCGGGATTAACTTAGAAGATATTGCTTCGCCCAAATGTTACGATATCGAAGACGAACTCAAAAAAATCATGGACATCCCTGTTTTTCACGATGACCAGCATGGCACCGCGATTGCTGCGGTAGCTGGCGTTATCGGCGCGCTTCGCTTTGTCGGCAAAGCGATCAATGATTCCACCGTCGTCGTCAATGGCGCCGGCGCTGCCGGAACTGCGATCGTAAGCCTGCTTTTGAATGCCGGCGCCGGTGACGTCATCATGATGAACTCTAAGGGTGCGATGTATGAGGGTATGGATATGGGACGCGTCAACCGCGTACAGGCGGCTCTTTTGCCTAAGACGAACAAGGCGGCGCGCCGCGGTTCGCTGGCCGAAGTCGCTAAGGGCGTTGATGTGTTGATCGGCGTTTCAACGGCTGGCGCGTTTACGCCGGAGATTGTCGCTGCGATGGCGGAAAAGTCGATCGTCTTCAGTCTGTGCAACCCAGATCCTGAAATTAGTTACGCGGCTGCCAAGGCTGCCGGTGCGGCTGTAGCGGGAACGGGGCGTTCTGACGCGCCGAACCAGATCAACAATGTTATCGTCTTCCCGGGGATTTTCCGCGGCGCCATTGATGTGCGTGCGCGTCAGATCAATGAAGCGATGAAACTGGCGGCGGTATATGCCATCGCAGGGTTGGTCGCCGATTCGGAACTGAGCGATGATTTTGTCATACCGGATATCTTTGACAAACGGGTGGCTCCGGCGGTAGCGGCTGCAGTGGCTAAGGCGGCGATGGAAACGGGCGTGGCGCGAATTAAGGTCGAGCCCGAAGAAGTCCGCCGTTTGACGGCAGAGCGGATTGGTTTGCAGTCGTCTTGCTGAAATAAAGGCATATAGAACAATAAATAGGACTCGAAGAACATTCTTCGAGTCCTATGTTTTTAGAAAATTGCATCTTTTCTCCTTTGCGACAAAAGGGGCTAATAAAGTAGTCTAGCTCAGAAGATTGTGATATAATACACGATATGGTGTGTCTTAAATAGACCATTTTTTCTGAATAGGAGGATTCGAATGCGTACGATCGAAGTGGAAAAAGTCACTGAAGCCATTGCCAAGATGTGCGTGGACGCCTGTTACTACCTGACTCCGGACGTCTATGATGCGCTAGTGGCCGCGAAAAGCACCGAAGAATCTCCCCTGGGGAAAGAACTCCTCACCCGTCTGGTGGAAAATGCCGACATCGCTCGCGAAGAGCAAATGCCGATCTGTCAGGACTGCGGCATGGCGGTAGTTTTCCTGGAAATCGGACAAGACGTACATTTTACCGGCGGCAATCTGGAAGATGCCGTCAATGCAGGCGTAGCAAAGGGTTACACTGAAGGCTACCTGCGCAAATCCGTGGTCAGCGAGCCGCTCTTTAACCGCAAGAACACCGGCAACAATACGCCGGCCGTCGTGCATTTGAGCATCGTACCTGGCGACAAAGTAAAAATCAAGATGACGCCGAAGGGGTTCGGCAGTGAAAACAAGAGCGCACTGAAAATGCTTGTTCCGGCCGATGGTCTGGAAGGCGTCAAAAAAGTCGTGCTCGACACGGTTAAGACCGCCGGATCAAATCCCTGCCCTCCGATGGTTATCGGCGTCGGCATCGGCGGCACGATGGAAAAAGCTTCGCTCCTGGCGAAAAAAGCTCTGATGCGTCCGGTCAACAAGCACAATGCCAATCCGGATTATGCTAAGCTGGAAGAAGAGCTGCTGACGATGGTTAACAAAAGCGGCCTTGGTCCGCAAGGACTCGGCGGAACGACTACCGCCATCGGCTTAAATGTCGAATATTATGCAACCCATATCGCCGGCTTGCCGGTCGCAGTCAATATCAGCTGTCATGCCACGCGGCATGCCGAAGTTGAGCTGTAAGGAGGAACAGAATAATGCCAGAAGTGAAACGTATTATTACTCCCTTGACGGAAGACGTCTCCCGTTCCCTGAAAGCTGGCGACACTGTACTGATTTCCGGCACGATCTATAGTGCCCGTGACGCGGCTCATAAGGTGATGACTGAAGCATTGGACCGTGGCGAAACCTTGCCGGTCGACTTCACGAATCAGATTGTTTATTATCTTGGACCGTCCCCGGCTAAACCGGGTCGTCCGATCGGTTCGGCCGGTCCGACTACCGCCGGACGTATGGATGCGTATACGCCGAAAATGATCGAACAAGGCCTGAAAGGCATGATCGGCAAAGGCTATCGCTCCGATGCGGTCGTAGACTCGATGAAGAAGCATGGTACGGTGTATTTTGCAGCGATCGGCGGCGCAGCCGCTTTAATTGCAAAAACCATT
Coding sequences within:
- a CDS encoding fumarate hydratase; the encoded protein is MRTIEVEKVTEAIAKMCVDACYYLTPDVYDALVAAKSTEESPLGKELLTRLVENADIAREEQMPICQDCGMAVVFLEIGQDVHFTGGNLEDAVNAGVAKGYTEGYLRKSVVSEPLFNRKNTGNNTPAVVHLSIVPGDKVKIKMTPKGFGSENKSALKMLVPADGLEGVKKVVLDTVKTAGSNPCPPMVIGVGIGGTMEKASLLAKKALMRPVNKHNANPDYAKLEEELLTMVNKSGLGPQGLGGTTTAIGLNVEYYATHIAGLPVAVNISCHATRHAEVEL
- a CDS encoding Fe-S-containing hydro-lyase, producing MPEVKRIITPLTEDVSRSLKAGDTVLISGTIYSARDAAHKVMTEALDRGETLPVDFTNQIVYYLGPSPAKPGRPIGSAGPTTAGRMDAYTPKMIEQGLKGMIGKGYRSDAVVDSMKKHGTVYFAAIGGAAALIAKTIKTYEVLAYPELGAEALAKLTVEDFPAIVVIDCEGNNYYEEGQKPYRKI
- a CDS encoding NADP-dependent malic enzyme, with the translated sequence MGLHEDALKFHRDNHGKLGICNKVPLKNGHDLSLAYTPGVAEPCKEIHADKDLSFEYTCRGNMVAVVSDGTRVLGLGDIGPEAAMPVMEGKAILYKAFGDVDAVPICLDTKDAAEFIRAVRLLQPSFAGINLEDIASPKCYDIEDELKKIMDIPVFHDDQHGTAIAAVAGVIGALRFVGKAINDSTVVVNGAGAAGTAIVSLLLNAGAGDVIMMNSKGAMYEGMDMGRVNRVQAALLPKTNKAARRGSLAEVAKGVDVLIGVSTAGAFTPEIVAAMAEKSIVFSLCNPDPEISYAAAKAAGAAVAGTGRSDAPNQINNVIVFPGIFRGAIDVRARQINEAMKLAAVYAIAGLVADSELSDDFVIPDIFDKRVAPAVAAAVAKAAMETGVARIKVEPEEVRRLTAERIGLQSSC